The Skermanella pratensis genome has a window encoding:
- a CDS encoding PAS domain-containing sensor histidine kinase produces the protein MTSSNDAVSSMSANRTLAQVLSALALEVPDTDVLLRIVDRVPAAVAIVRGPELRYTLVNEAYAAIPPTTVPMLGRTIAEVFPAIPTEQIAAIERVWRTGEPLSLRQHRSIYASGGRETFWDIEFIPLPATGRTVDGVLIIAQEVTRQVRAERDSEELRTSEARLTIALEAAEVGAWCMRGDSRQFVASHHAAALQGLPAETPFGLDEALAVVHPDDRAMVADRIERAIAGKGTLEVEYRLNPAVRKPAPEQDGERWFVARGRWMPDGTSGVSPEGGRMFGVVRDITARKKADGERERLIARMAADNARFEALVDSMPAGVLVAEAPSGRIIYGNRRIEEILRHKVLPSSDVGNYGEWVGWHPDGSLVAPAQWPLARALKGEVVAGDEYLYRRGCGTTGWIRVSGAPVVDAGGAIIGSVVALYDIDREKRAETALRGSEERVRKVIDSLYSFVCVTTPEGVVVEANRTALDAAGLRSSDVSGRRYEDTWWWSHSPEEQARLRAAIDRAAGGETSRYDAVLRLADRLVTVDFTISPMVDGAGRITHLIPSAIDITGRKQAEQALTNALADKDLLLARQDMLLKEVNHRVKNSLQLVASLLNLQGRQLDDARSRQAFEDAVSRVNAIAQVHEQLYKNDNVRRVEFGTYLRTLCTLYGGGDVAIWTEPVEVPTDSAIPLGLLAVELLTNALKHADSGKAGRPVEISFGRMDGDALRLTVRDHGPGIAPHFLDPRNRRRSDSLGMRLIESLAAQLDAALSVDNLDPGTRWTLVLPAAA, from the coding sequence ATGACCAGCAGCAACGACGCCGTATCGTCCATGTCGGCGAACAGGACCCTCGCCCAGGTTCTCTCGGCCCTGGCGCTGGAGGTGCCCGATACGGACGTGCTGCTTCGGATCGTCGACCGGGTCCCGGCCGCCGTCGCCATCGTGCGCGGGCCGGAACTCCGCTATACCCTCGTCAACGAAGCCTATGCGGCAATCCCTCCGACGACCGTCCCCATGCTGGGGCGGACGATCGCCGAGGTCTTCCCGGCCATCCCGACGGAGCAGATCGCGGCGATCGAGAGGGTCTGGCGGACCGGCGAGCCCCTCAGCCTCCGGCAGCACCGCTCGATCTACGCGTCCGGCGGGCGGGAAACCTTCTGGGACATCGAGTTCATCCCGCTGCCGGCGACCGGGAGGACCGTCGACGGCGTGCTGATCATCGCGCAGGAGGTGACCCGCCAGGTCAGGGCGGAGCGGGACAGCGAGGAACTCCGAACCAGCGAGGCGCGGCTCACCATCGCGCTCGAAGCCGCCGAGGTCGGGGCCTGGTGCATGCGCGGAGACAGCCGGCAATTCGTCGCGTCTCACCATGCCGCGGCACTTCAGGGGCTTCCGGCGGAGACGCCGTTCGGCCTCGACGAGGCGCTGGCCGTGGTCCATCCGGACGACCGCGCCATGGTGGCGGACCGGATCGAGCGGGCGATCGCCGGAAAGGGCACCCTGGAGGTCGAGTACCGCCTCAACCCCGCGGTCCGGAAACCGGCCCCGGAACAGGACGGGGAGCGCTGGTTCGTGGCGCGCGGACGCTGGATGCCCGACGGGACTTCGGGGGTGTCTCCGGAGGGAGGTCGGATGTTCGGCGTCGTCCGGGACATCACCGCCCGCAAGAAGGCCGACGGAGAGCGGGAGCGGCTGATCGCCCGCATGGCCGCGGACAATGCCCGGTTCGAGGCCCTGGTCGACAGCATGCCCGCCGGCGTTCTGGTCGCCGAGGCGCCCAGCGGCCGGATCATCTACGGCAACCGGCGGATCGAGGAGATCCTGCGTCACAAGGTGCTGCCCTCGTCCGATGTGGGAAACTACGGCGAATGGGTCGGCTGGCACCCCGACGGCAGCCTGGTCGCTCCGGCGCAGTGGCCGCTGGCCCGCGCCCTCAAGGGCGAGGTGGTCGCGGGTGACGAGTATCTCTACCGGCGCGGCTGCGGAACCACCGGCTGGATCCGGGTCAGCGGCGCGCCGGTCGTCGACGCCGGAGGCGCTATCATCGGCAGCGTGGTGGCCCTCTACGACATCGACCGCGAGAAGCGGGCGGAAACGGCGCTGCGCGGCAGCGAGGAGCGCGTCCGCAAGGTCATCGACAGCCTGTACAGCTTCGTCTGCGTGACCACTCCCGAAGGCGTCGTGGTGGAGGCCAACCGGACCGCGCTGGATGCCGCCGGCCTCCGTTCCTCCGACGTGAGCGGGCGCCGCTACGAGGATACCTGGTGGTGGTCCCATTCGCCGGAGGAGCAGGCGCGGCTGCGGGCCGCCATCGACCGGGCCGCCGGGGGCGAGACCTCCCGCTACGATGCCGTGCTCCGGCTGGCGGACCGCCTGGTCACGGTCGACTTCACCATCTCGCCCATGGTCGACGGGGCCGGCAGGATCACCCACCTGATCCCCTCGGCGATCGACATCACCGGCCGTAAGCAGGCCGAGCAGGCCCTGACGAACGCCCTGGCGGACAAGGACCTGCTGCTCGCCCGGCAGGACATGCTGCTGAAGGAGGTCAACCACCGGGTCAAGAACTCGCTCCAGCTCGTCGCCAGCCTGCTCAACCTCCAGGGGCGGCAGCTCGACGACGCCCGAAGCCGCCAGGCTTTCGAGGACGCGGTGTCCCGGGTCAACGCGATCGCCCAGGTGCACGAACAGCTTTACAAGAACGACAATGTGCGGCGGGTCGAGTTCGGCACCTACCTCCGGACGCTCTGCACCCTATACGGCGGCGGCGACGTCGCGATTTGGACCGAGCCGGTCGAGGTCCCGACGGATTCGGCCATTCCGCTCGGGCTGCTGGCGGTGGAGCTCCTGACCAACGCCCTCAAGCACGCGGACTCCGGCAAGGCCGGCCGGCCGGTCGAGATCAGCTTCGGCCGGATGGACGGCGACGCGCTGCGCCTGACGGTCCGCGACCACGGGCCGGGCATCGCGCCGCACTTCCTGGACCCGCGCAACCGCCGGCGGAGCGACAGCCTGGGCATGCGCCTGATCGAATCCCTGGCCGCGCAGCTCGACGCCGCCCTGTCCGTCGACAACCTCGATCCCGGTACGCGCTGGACCCTGGTGCTGCCGGCCGCCGCCTGA